In the Magnetospira sp. QH-2 genome, one interval contains:
- a CDS encoding ABC transporter permease: MPGVVFKLSVLDFIHESKMSICLILALAAVLSPLLILFGLKFGMVDTLTNKLMTNPGNRHLINVGAGQFNDVFLDQLKARDEVDFVIPSVRPLAADFYDLKNTHTGTSLQGVALYPTEPGDPLVPDGSGRLNESLDVFASEGLARKLDLKVGSTLVGMVVRRINGQEETVEISLRVADLLPPNHLNADSLLVSLSLLERIEDYRDGYKVEGVSTTGKDPRSSPRVYAKFRLYAKDIFQVEALIDHLQDQGIETHSEVEQIRDLRILDSTLGQIFWIIAVIGAGGFLASLAANLLSNVERKKRDLAIIRQLGVSPRGAVLFPIYQSLLVGVGGSVLALMMFEGVSWLLNAAFADSLSTDEFICLLRPDHMSMALAFTLGVSLIAALWAGVDAARLDPAEAIRER, from the coding sequence ATGCCCGGCGTTGTTTTCAAGCTGTCTGTCCTGGATTTCATCCACGAGTCCAAGATGTCCATCTGTCTGATTCTGGCTCTGGCGGCCGTTCTTAGCCCGCTGTTGATCCTCTTTGGCTTGAAGTTCGGTATGGTCGATACGTTGACCAACAAGCTGATGACCAATCCCGGCAATCGCCATTTGATCAATGTTGGGGCCGGGCAATTCAACGATGTTTTTCTGGACCAGTTAAAGGCGCGAGACGAGGTGGATTTCGTCATTCCGAGCGTTCGTCCACTGGCCGCCGATTTCTATGACCTGAAGAACACTCATACCGGAACGAGCCTCCAGGGGGTGGCCTTGTACCCCACTGAACCCGGTGATCCGTTGGTTCCAGACGGCTCGGGTAGACTCAACGAGTCCCTTGACGTGTTTGCGTCCGAGGGACTGGCGAGAAAACTCGATCTGAAAGTGGGTTCGACGTTGGTCGGGATGGTGGTACGTCGGATAAACGGTCAAGAGGAAACCGTGGAGATTTCCTTGCGAGTGGCCGACCTGTTGCCGCCCAATCATTTAAACGCCGATAGCCTGCTTGTTTCCTTATCCTTGCTGGAACGGATCGAGGACTATCGTGACGGCTACAAGGTCGAGGGGGTGAGCACAACGGGCAAGGATCCGCGTTCTTCGCCGAGGGTCTATGCCAAGTTCAGATTATACGCAAAGGATATCTTCCAGGTTGAGGCTCTCATAGATCACCTGCAAGACCAGGGCATTGAAACCCATAGCGAGGTGGAACAGATCCGGGATTTGCGGATTCTCGATTCCACTCTTGGTCAAATCTTCTGGATCATCGCGGTCATTGGCGCGGGCGGTTTTTTGGCGTCCTTGGCTGCCAATCTCCTGTCGAATGTGGAAAGAAAGAAACGGGATTTGGCCATCATCCGGCAGTTGGGGGTATCGCCCCGGGGGGCTGTGTTGTTCCCCATATACCAGTCCTTGCTGGTTGGTGTTGGCGGAAGTGTGCTTGCCCTGATGATGTTTGAGGGGGTCAGTTGGCTCTTGAATGCGGCCTTCGCCGATAGCCTGTCGACGGACGAATTCATCTGTCTTCTCAGGCCGGACCATATGTCTATGGCCTTGGCGTTCACCCTTGGCGTATCGCTCATAGCCGCCCTTTGGGCAGGCGTGGATGCGGCTCGCCTTGATCCGGCGGAGGCCATTCGTGAGCGGTAG
- a CDS encoding glycine zipper domain-containing protein: MPGLGETSTSRQALRDSNATFSRTVGEGVAAGALLGGLLGYVVTGKVRGGLVGGMLGAVAGGVAGNYVAQKQASAASREEAQAAILADLKAKNVEAQRVLNAARVVVDEDLRKMAGLRKDLADGHITQKEFNQQMQRVQRDKKLLDEAVQNTDEQIAFFEDTVKSMEERGLESGDSEASREVAEMRSKRKALLDLGEAYTFADGAP, encoded by the coding sequence ATGCCAGGACTGGGAGAGACCTCAACCTCTCGGCAGGCCCTGCGCGATAGCAACGCTACTTTTTCACGCACCGTTGGCGAGGGGGTTGCTGCGGGCGCCCTGCTGGGTGGATTGCTGGGGTACGTCGTCACCGGCAAGGTAAGGGGCGGATTGGTTGGCGGTATGCTAGGGGCGGTGGCCGGCGGCGTCGCAGGGAACTATGTGGCCCAAAAACAAGCGAGTGCCGCCTCGCGGGAAGAAGCCCAAGCGGCCATTCTGGCGGACCTGAAGGCCAAAAACGTCGAAGCCCAACGGGTGTTGAATGCGGCTCGGGTCGTGGTCGACGAGGATCTCCGGAAGATGGCCGGATTGAGAAAAGATCTGGCCGATGGCCATATCACGCAAAAGGAATTTAACCAACAGATGCAGAGGGTCCAGCGGGATAAAAAACTGTTGGACGAGGCCGTTCAAAACACCGACGAGCAGATCGCCTTTTTCGAGGATACCGTGAAGAGCATGGAGGAACGTGGACTGGAGTCTGGCGATTCAGAGGCTTCCCGTGAGGTGGCGGAAATGAGGTCAAAGCGCAAGGCGCTACTTGACTTGGGTGAGGCCTACACTTTTGCGGACGGAGCACCGTAA
- a CDS encoding SUMF1/EgtB/PvdO family nonheme iron enzyme: MSGRTAFMGIAQFALGVTGMALVATTAAAETKPWPQEFYNPKPNDHDLILGMPCKGAMVFRRIDVANGAPMADRELSIGSGEGAIRGTRTAYLAGGFEEPQESGRAHYYYLGKYEVTQDQYDAVLSVGTGKCPRADEEGRRPARRLSWLEAQVFADRYSQWLRAHEEQRLPSAGDFLAHVRLPTEAEWEFAARGGLAVDIPSAGDVPLSQQAHFGSTEPGPQPIGLLQPNPLNLYDMLGNVAEYTLNLFQLTWPNRLHGRIGGATVRGGDYATEENQLGTATREEVPLYRSKEGGAGVNRMETVGFRVVLSAPVIHDHKSLKQIKTARKSATTFASVLGQRAGEPASQEHASIPDNKTEGDLRAALLEAQVKSGMYLVTAVLAKKADYRTRHNLAKSYEEELKKFLSYAEKNKNEITEIEKNTWMKDKESFDERMRNSYEELSNVYISYLSYIKNMFISYSFSEIKHMIDNIINKKSDDDRSFYVGLSQVIRDVDSYNKTGELDLNKEL; encoded by the coding sequence GTGAGCGGTAGAACAGCTTTCATGGGCATCGCGCAGTTTGCGTTGGGGGTAACTGGCATGGCGCTTGTTGCAACGACCGCTGCTGCCGAGACCAAACCGTGGCCCCAAGAATTCTACAACCCCAAGCCAAATGACCACGATCTGATTTTGGGTATGCCCTGCAAGGGGGCGATGGTTTTCCGGCGGATCGATGTGGCGAACGGTGCTCCCATGGCAGACCGGGAACTGAGCATCGGGAGTGGCGAAGGCGCGATCAGAGGCACGCGCACGGCCTATCTTGCCGGGGGATTCGAAGAGCCTCAAGAGTCGGGGCGGGCTCACTACTACTACCTCGGAAAGTACGAGGTGACTCAAGATCAGTACGATGCCGTCCTGTCCGTCGGGACAGGCAAATGTCCCAGGGCTGACGAGGAGGGGCGGCGACCAGCGCGCAGACTCTCTTGGCTCGAAGCACAAGTTTTTGCAGATCGCTATAGTCAATGGTTGCGCGCGCACGAAGAGCAACGTCTTCCCAGCGCGGGGGACTTCTTGGCCCATGTGCGGCTGCCCACCGAGGCGGAGTGGGAATTTGCCGCCCGGGGAGGTCTCGCGGTCGATATTCCTTCCGCTGGAGACGTCCCATTGAGCCAGCAGGCTCATTTCGGCAGCACTGAACCTGGTCCACAACCCATCGGTTTGCTGCAGCCTAATCCGCTGAATCTCTACGACATGCTTGGAAACGTGGCCGAGTACACCCTCAACCTATTTCAACTGACCTGGCCGAACAGACTGCATGGCCGGATCGGCGGCGCTACCGTGCGCGGGGGCGATTACGCGACCGAGGAGAATCAACTGGGGACGGCGACAAGGGAAGAGGTGCCGCTATACCGGAGCAAGGAAGGAGGGGCTGGAGTGAACCGGATGGAAACGGTTGGCTTCCGGGTGGTTCTATCCGCTCCCGTGATCCACGACCATAAAAGCCTAAAGCAAATCAAAACCGCCCGAAAATCTGCCACGACGTTCGCTTCGGTCCTGGGGCAGCGGGCAGGCGAGCCTGCGAGCCAAGAACACGCATCCATCCCCGACAACAAGACGGAAGGCGACCTGAGGGCGGCGCTTCTAGAAGCCCAGGTGAAATCGGGAATGTATTTGGTCACGGCGGTTCTGGCCAAGAAAGCTGACTACCGGACCCGGCACAACCTTGCCAAATCCTACGAGGAGGAACTGAAAAAATTCTTGTCTTACGCTGAAAAAAATAAAAATGAAATAACTGAAATAGAAAAAAATACATGGATGAAAGATAAGGAATCATTTGATGAGAGAATGAGAAATTCATATGAAGAACTAAGTAATGTATATATTTCATATTTATCATATATAAAGAATATGTTTATTTCTTATTCTTTTTCAGAAATAAAACACATGATAGACAATATAATAAATAAAAAATCAGATGATGATAGAAGTTTTTATGTAGGTCTAAGTCAGGTAATAAGGGATGTAGATAGTTATAATAAAACAGGTGAGCTAGACCTTAATAAGGAACTGTAG